The sequence TTCATGCATCTTAAATGCCAGCAGGTGGTCTATTCAAAACTAATACTGCTAACTGCTTTTAGAAAGCTATTGTGCAAAGCAAGGGCTCTGTTAATTGCCTGTCTTTATGAACAGCAATGATTAGTAGAAAATAGTAACTTGAGCATTGTAGGATGTCATTATTGGAAGCCTGTTAATGTGAAACTTTATaccaaacatttttattagcCATCTGATAAATATATGTAACCGGAAAATGTAACGTTCTCTGCAGATTCAGCTCATTTCCCATAATAGAACTAATCCCTCCCCAGCATTATTTGTTGGTTTACATGGTTTAGCAGTTGTTGTTAATGTAGTAACACAGCTGTAAATTTGATTTTAAGTGAGTTGAAATAATTAGTTTAACTTTAAAATTGAGTTGATTAATTTTGAACCCTCTTTCAATTTCATGTTTTGGCAAATCCAGGACAATCGCATAAACACTAACGAACGTTCAGAAGAATTTATTCCATTTAAAATCCAGTCTGAGACTTGTTATaagcaaaacagattttaagcCTGCCTGTTATATGAAAATACTCTCCCTACTGCTTAGCAGAGCAGTTAGGTGTGTGCGTGGTAGTCATACAAGTACACAAAAATCCAGCCAGACTCTCCGGCTGAAAGACAGCATGAAGAAAACATATTACAAATAGCATAAAGCATTCAATCTGTGTTTACAGTGGTtagcagataattttttttattaaattcagGCATAAAATTCTCATTCAGCTTTAAGTAAGCCAGAGATGGACGTCGTTATGAGATTTACATACCATTAGCTCACATTAACTGATTAGCAGCCGAGCTCTGTGGCACAGGGCTAGTTAGATACGATATTTGTGATGCCAGGACGCTGTAGTTACAGGAGGTTTGCTGGCTGCATGCTCGTTTCCTCTGCCTTTGCAATTACTTGATAAAATGAAGTGCATCGCTGTGAACAATAGACCCTTTCGAGCAATCCAGGCTGGTCAGCAGTCTAAATCCACATTTTAAAGCCGTCATAATAGCCTCAAACTTAAGAGTCTCCAGGGTGCAGACAAAGGTGTTGTCCTCCTTCAGCACAAGTCGTGTACCATTTTCAGACTTTATGAAGTATTTGAATTGGATAATATTTGAAGACACAGAAAACTCCTCTGGAAAGCCATCCAGCCTGCTTTTGGACACCAGTACGATTCGGGATTTAATTTTTGCTATGAAATCGGGAGCATTACAAAAAATCCTGAGACCCTGGGAACGGTCGTGGCTGTCAGTTATTTCCAGGAAAGTAGTCTCTCTAGACGCTAGCTGCTCCTTCTCCCACTTCGATTTCACTGCATCTGATAATACcttaagctgaaaaaaatctgcttcgTGTGCCAAAAGTTGATTTTCTCGAAACCCTTCCGGTAGCAGAAGTTCTCCATTTCGTAGGAAGTTCAGAATGTGCCTGAAAAGGAGTCCATCTCTGTCTATGAAGTAATGTCCATCCGCATCAAAAGGGCACATTATCTTGCCGTTGATGATACCTTCAAGAAACGAGTCTGGATACTTGGTTAGCGTTTGTTTCTGTGTGATGTATAGATAGCCACCAACGTTCAGAGTAACCAGAGACGTTTTATAGTCCTTGTCTTGCTCCGAGCCTTCGGAGGCgcagtgtttttcttcagattcctttgctcttctgtttgATTTTCTCTCCATTATCGAAGCGAGGACAAAAAGCCAGCAATCCTGCTTTGTTCCTGTCAGCTTGAAAAGacgatttttttaaaagcaccttTCTTCAGCTCCGGCACGATGTTGGAATGGAAATGCTGCTAGCATTGCTTGGTCTGTCAGCTGGCTTTTGCAGTAGGTGGCGTATCAGCTGTGTATGCAGGGAGATAGCAGGAATATGACTGTAAAGGGGAATTTGCATTTAACTGTGTAAGGGAAGAAGGGCACAGAAAGCGTTGGTCTCTCTCTTACCTTTAAGTCTCAGAAGTTTTGAGGGTTCCTCACAGAAATGAATAATGATATTCTAAATGACACCTTGGTTTTAGtactttgaaatgtatttatggTATCAGCTGGCCAAATCATGTGTAGTGCTTATGGTGTTAAACAGGACAGCTTCAGTTATGTTTCAGGGATTTTAATCTTCTCACATTTTCCTTGTACTGGTTGTGGCACCTGATTGATACAGCAGGACAAGGCTGAAATTAAATGCATCCCCATTTGTAGGAGGGCGGGGGGGCTCATTTATCGAGGGTGTGCACATACTTCTCATTTACAGGGCACGTGCACAGCACCAGGATGTTTTCACAGCACATACTTTGGAAGTGATACTGAAGACGTGTTGGTCTGACTGGTTTTAAGTTTGTGGTGAAAGCTTCCATTTTCATCGACGGGAGCATCTGCACCCGTACAAGAATTGCAGCCTAATCaggttttgcttcttcctttccctaTGCCATAGATAAAAACTGTTTCAGGGAGGAGAGAGGTTTAtagtggtgatttttttttaagtcaccaAGGCTATCGAGCATCAATTCCTTCCTTCTCAATAGCAACGACTGTGGAACAAAGGGTTAGTGTGCCTACAGATCCCGTCGAACATCGCATAACGCTATAGCTTAGCAACACTTCTGCACGggggggaagcagcagagcGCACGAACCAAATGGCTGTCTTCCCTCTGTGAAACTGTGCTCTGGGGTTCGCCTTCGGTGCCTTTTAGAAAAGGTTTCCCCTTTAAGCATTCGCAGCTTcgagcagggaagggaaagctCTGCACTCATCTGTGTGTGCATTTCcttggggacggggagggggggagcgggCGGGAGGCGCCGCATGCATccaaagcaggggcaggagcgAGCACCTACCTCGGGCTGGACGCAGGGAGGAGATCCCATCTTCTTCCAGatgtatttttcacttttacagGTAGATGCCTCCTACTTTGCGCAATTAACAACAGAGAGACAGATTATACCTTAAATTCTTCTGCTCTGTTCCTAAAGATATTATTCATGCCGCTCCCACTGTCTCTAAGGCTGTTTATTGATACTGTAGAGTCATCactataatattttattaattggTAACTGAATCTAGTAGAaataaatgcactttttttttttactcgcTGTTCTACTTGCCAGGGTGTCCCTAGCACTgatatgctattttttttctgctgctgtatgTGATATATTAGGAAGATATTATTCATTAGATTTGATTTATCGGGAATTAgtcatggttttatttttaactctttgaTGCCACTGAGGTGTTTAGCATCATTTTAGTCAGATTTCAACcaatttcttctgatttttaaacatttacacttttttttccgAATATAACTTACTTCACAATAATTAAGTGAATAatcaagaaaatgagagaaCAGAGTaattttaagttgttttttttttgttgccatTACAAGAGGCTTCTGTTGAAATTTAGTTTAATGTCAAATGGTGGAAAATTCAGTTAATGTACTTAAATCATGTATAGCTACAGCGTTGAACCATGTTAGTGGCTGTTAAACCCtaagaaaatgatttctgtggtgtttttgtcTTACGTGGTGatcttaaaatactttgaagttGAAAAAGTGATGTCCTGGCAGAAGTAAGCAGGGATTTCCAAGGAGAGCTGGGGTTTCTAAAGGatatggttttttttggtgacaaGCTGATCTCTCTACATTTTACATAATCTTCTGAATGTTTTAACACTTGCAGTTGAAATTTTCTACTTTCCTGAACGAGTACATATTCTTCGAAAGATCGTGCAAATTCATTTTAGTGGTTCATACgataaaatattcaaagtctATTTGATGTGGCAAATATGCTGTAGAGATCATGAATATTTACATTCAAACCTTTGACGCTTGAAAAATGTAGATTTGACGTAAAACTTGCATTGCAACAAACCCATGTAACTTTACTTCACATGCATCTGTAATGTGAAATTTGAAAGAGGCACATCTTTGTGAAAACTTTCTGCTTAATGTGCCGTACTTTTCCAAACAGCCCTTATTCTTTGTGTGCTCTTGGTGATGTATATACTATTGCAGTGCATTCGGTTGGTGAGGTAGGAAGTATTTGAGTGGCTTCATGTATATTTTAAGGTATTTGTCGAGAAaaactgaatttccttttttctctgtttgtccTTCTCCTAAAATATTGTCCAGAAGTTCATTTTGGTAAAGGTTCACAACTTCAGAGacattttccctagtctttTAACCCCAGAGTGTTTGTGGTGCACCAGGAGAGCAGTGAGGTGTGCTCAGCGTGTCTTGGTCCTTTCTGCTTCCAAATGGATTGGGAGGGAGCAGCTTGCTGCTGAATGCTGTCCCATGCCGTGAGTGAGCTGCCTCTGTTTCTGCCCTGTACAGCTGAATGATGCTTGCTGCCATGGGTAGCTAGCAATCCCAAAATAACTATTGCTTCACAAACTGCTGCTGTGTCACCTGGTTGCTGGGGTTGGCCATTCAAGCGGCACTAGTTCAGCTCCTTCTCAGGTAAGCCATCCCAGAGACAGTGAAAATTGCAGTGCTGCTATCTGTCATCTACACAGAAAAAGGAATCTGAGAAGTGGGGTAGGGGTCTGCCCCTCATTTTGTGTTatgtgtttccttttgaaaaaaaaaacaccttgctcCTCCTCAGCTTCCATCCTCCTCCTGAACCTCCTGGTCTGGAAGTAGCACCTAGTAGAGCTGAGGATTCAGTGCTGGAGCACACGACAGAAAAGTCAGTGGTTTACCAAGGGTTCAGCTTACTCATGCATCTGAACAACATCAGCTTCACTGAGAGACTGTTACCAGTGAAGATGACCCAGGTTAcagaaaacagctatttttatttgttacagCACAAAAGGATATGAGGAGAAATCTACAGCTAAAAGAGGTGGAGAATTTTTGAAGTGTGTTAGGAAACCATCCTCTTAAAGTCTGTTTGGGTTATCAAGGCAATTTGCTAGTTATTTAATGTCATAACACAGAAAATTGGCCAGGTTTTGGGGTAATTAAAACCATTCAATAGTTACCGTCTCACAGTAACTCACAGTAACAGTAGCATAGGCATTCTCATCCCAGTAATAACTCCAGGACGTTGCTTAACAGCTATTGAAGACAAGCTCTACACACTAATTAGAATTGAAGAACTTCAAACAAGGAAGTGTGAACAATTTGCATTCAAGAGTTTTAAAGGAGCTGTCTAGGAAACTCTGTCAGCAGTTCCTGTTGatatttttcagcaatttttgAGCACTGCAGTTCTCCAGGACTGAAGAAACAAATGCTGTGCCAGTATTTGAAAGGTAAATTAGACAACTCAGGTATGCAGGAACAAAAAGTGACTGTGAAAAACAGTAGAACATCTGACTTGGAAGTCAACTAGTTGAAAATTAAAGGAGAGTAATATAATGCTAATCAATGTGGGTGGAGGGAAAATGGACTGtacctttttgttgttgttgcaattTGTTCAGCAAAGGAGgcagtgctttttttctgttaaatctCTGAGTAGGTCCCATTtgtcaaaatacaaaaattatatGAATTACACAATTATATAAAATACCAAAATTATCTGCCAGGTTTCAAACTGGTAAATGTTAAGCAGAGAATTATCTCTAAAGTGTTGCTGTGGTTTGGTTCTCAgtcctatttatttttagtcagCGATCTAGCAGGAGACAGCTACCGATAAAGTCTGGAGATGATATAGACTGGGAATGTAGTAGACAAGGAGACGCTTACTGATGCAGAATCATTTGGGTAGTCGGTTAGGATATTTTAATATGGCCAAATAGGAGTTTTTATGCCTAGGAATACACTGTAGGTGGAGCTTGCAGTATGTATGCTTGTGGGAAGGGTAAGGCAGAGGCTCCGGCCTGTGTACAGTGAATGCATCCCCAGAAACTGAAGTGAGATCGCTGTGGGCAGGGGTCAGCAAACTGGATCCTGTCCCATGCACCATCAAGTCTGTCTGTGAGGACCACAGCTCAGGAGAGACATTAATAAATGGAAGTTTCTCAGACCAATTAATAAGCTGAAAAACATGGCTATTGGAAGATTGGAGGAAATGTGGTTTGTTAGGCTTAATAGAGGTTGAGAGTATATAAGTGCCTGGATGGGCAGAAAACTTCTCTTCCAAGCTGTTCAACTTAGCAATTACAGGTCTAAAAAGATCTAGGGGCTGAAAATTAGAGCTAGGTGCAGTCAGACAGAAAAATTAACGCATTAAAATCTCCAAGCCAATCTGTCtttgcctctttctttctctcagaaaataaaataaaaacatcttctCCACAGTTCCAATAAATTTTTCCAGTGCCTGTTTACTAAGATTTCCTTAAGTGTTTTCATGGAACCATAGACTaactggggttggaagggaccttaaagatcacccacttccaaccccctgccatgggcagggacacctcccaccagaccaggttgcccaaagccccatccagcctggccttgagcacctccagggatggggcagccacagcttctctgggcagcctgtgccagggcctcaccaccctctgagtgaaggatttcctcctaacagctgatctaaatctcccttcttgtagtttaaaaccattcccccttgtcctaacattatctgcctgagtaaGAAgatgctttccatctttttcacAAGCCCCCTTGAAATATTGAAAGGCcgccatgaggtctccccagagccttctcttctccaggctgaatgtccccagctctctcagcctttcttcccaggagaggtgctccagccccctgaccACCCTCACGGCCCTCCTCTGGCCCTGCTCTCACAGCCCCACAccctccttgtgctgggcccagccctggacgcagcactccaggtggggcctcacgagggcagagcagaggggcacaatgccctccctcccctgctgcccacccctctgctggtgcagcccaggacgcagttggcctgctgggctgcaggcactcACTGATGGCTCCTGTCCAGCTTTTTGGCCACCAGAACCCCAAGTccctctcctcagggctgctctcagtgagctcttctcccagtctgtgctcatggcTGGGATTGCCCCTGCCCAGGttcagcaccttgcacttggccttgctgaacctcatcaggttcatgtgggcccacttttcttgtgtttttaacTCCCTTCTGTTTATTTGGTGGTGATAATCAGTGGAATTTGAAGCTGGAATCAGCATCTCCCCCATTTCTCTGTCACTTCACTAAATAGTAAACTTTTGAAATTCCTTTATGTATTAGCACAGGGGTGTTCAGGTAGGAATACAGGGGTGAGTGCCTCTGGCAGTTGATGTTGCGGCTAGGGGCAGAGCAACCTGCCTGTAGCTGCACCGACTCTGTATTTGTACCTCTCCACCATGTAAGGTCTCTGAGGGTGTCAGACACCTGAGGAAATGAGGTATTTTTAATGGGGAATTGCTAGTTTCAAGCCTTATTCATCCTTTGGGTTCTAGGTTAATGTGATATGGAGGTGTCAAGGCAGACATGTAGCACTTTGGATGTCTCTTCATTGCAGCTCTGGCCTTGCAACAGGTGAGAGGAGACCAGTTTCTGAAGTTACCAAGCACCAGTTGGTGATTTAAGGCTAATTAGGCTGTGAAAGGAGTAAAAATAGCGTTTCCCCACTACATTCTTGCATTTGTAAGTTTGCATGTATCTTTGCAGATTTAGTTCGATAGCCTCTCTGGATGTCTTCAAATCCCCAGGAGAGTCCAGGGAAAGTGGGACACAAACCTCAGCTTCTGGACAGGGGATAAGTTTTGACAACAGGCTGGGTTAGCTGGAAGGCCATGCTGTCAGACACTGTGGACAGCCTTGTACTGGGAAGCAGCTGGAGCATTAAAAACAAGTCCAGACCATTGGTAATTAAAAGAGGTTATTGCTGAAGACATAAACCATGAGGTAGTACTAAGGATAAGCATGTTTAATGGGTAGGTTCAAACAGCAGTTACTTTACTTCCTGAATAGTTGGTGTGGGGGACCTGTGTGTTCCACAGATTCTCATTCTTCAGATTTAAGAGTGTGGCTTCAAAATTCAGCAACAATTTTGTGCAGCGATTGACAGTGGTGTGTCAGTGCTTAGACAACCGGCCTGCATGGCTTAGGTGAGTATGGGCTAGTCAGCCTTGTTCCATGCAAACCAGTGGAAAAATTGTCATTGAGCTGAGTGGatagaagagaacagaaatataACAACTAGCATGGCTTTACATGAAGGTTTTTCTAGTCAGGTATTTAATTTCTAGTTTCAAGTATTCAAGTCAAGTATTTAATTTCTAGTAGTTTATTTCTAGTTTCATTTATTTCGGAGATGACAAGTCCGTCTGATAAAGTAACAGCATGTTTGTAGTCTGCTTAGCATTTCATATTGCACGTAATTTGAAATCTTATaacattctgatttttgtttaaaaaaatagcaagcaTGGAATAAGATTAAAAACTAGCTGACAGTTATCAGAAAGTAATTATCGGTAGGAAGTCACTTGGGTTGTAGTTTGAAGGGCTTCCTCCAGGATTAGCGAGGGGGACAGCAGTAAGTGAAAATCACTGCTCATAGGATGTGTCGTGGTTGACACAAACGCTGGTCAGACAGTGAATAACTATGGCAGGACTGTCATAGTGTGACCTGGATCACTTAATTCACAGaatctgtttaaagaaaatgcattttaaccAAGCCAGAAGCAATTACATACCTAGGAACGGGGAATGCAGAGCACAGAGATAAAACGCTAGGCTTGGAAAGACTCAAAATAGATGCATTAGTGATATAATCGGCAGTCAGCTCCATCGAGCCCCTGAGCTTGATTTTCAGAGAGCAATTGATCTTGGGGGGGAGACCACACAACACAGGGCAGTTCATTGAATCCTAAAAGAGATGGGGCCGATTGCTTTCTGAAAGTCGCCCTCCCTCTTGAATTCAGAGTCTGCTGAATAACCTTAAGATGGCTAAGGTGAGGTGAGATCAATTGCAACCTCTTGTCCTGTATCCATTATTTTATATCCATATCTAGTTTAGGTAGGATGAGTACAGGAGTATTACATCCGTTTTCTGCCTTCCATATTCTTAAAATGTCATTGAAAAATTGAACAAAGTGCAGATATGAACCACGAAACTTAAAGTGTGGCATAAAGTGCCTTATGGTGAGATAATGCATGAGCTTTAACTACTTCATTTATTGAGAAGACGATTGAGAAGTGACTTGATTACAATGTAAAAGTACTTTCCCAGGGAGAAAATACCAGGTACTAAAAGGCTCTTTAGCATACTATAGAAAGACATAATAAGAACC comes from Anser cygnoides isolate HZ-2024a breed goose chromosome 1, Taihu_goose_T2T_genome, whole genome shotgun sequence and encodes:
- the KCTD4 gene encoding BTB/POZ domain-containing protein KCTD4, which translates into the protein MERKSNRRAKESEEKHCASEGSEQDKDYKTSLVTLNVGGYLYITQKQTLTKYPDSFLEGIINGKIMCPFDADGHYFIDRDGLLFRHILNFLRNGELLLPEGFRENQLLAHEADFFQLKVLSDAVKSKWEKEQLASRETTFLEITDSHDRSQGLRIFCNAPDFIAKIKSRIVLVSKSRLDGFPEEFSVSSNIIQFKYFIKSENGTRLVLKEDNTFVCTLETLKFEAIMTALKCGFRLLTSLDCSKGSIVHSDALHFIK